One Pseudonocardia sediminis DNA window includes the following coding sequences:
- a CDS encoding siderophore-interacting protein, whose product MSGRGGVEEKLAVVRDRRTGSEKVPYPIRIRELQVLRSRMVGSALLRVTFGGEGLAGFVSHCPDEHVRLIFPEPDGSLRLPEPDGDMLRWPRPVPRSREYTVRRHDADAGELDIDIALHRGGLASDWAVDAAPGDTLHVAGPPGGLAVPHGYDRWLLAGDITALPAIARWLEGLPSDARGWAFVEVTDASEEIEIAAPAGVSVRWVHRGGVAPGLSDALEKAVREVRVPDGERVYAWIAGEAGSLKPLRRWVRDELGLAGDDHEITGYWKRGTADFDDDEEEHGHGH is encoded by the coding sequence ATGAGCGGCCGCGGCGGCGTCGAGGAGAAGCTGGCGGTCGTCCGGGACCGGCGCACCGGGTCGGAGAAGGTGCCCTACCCGATCCGGATCCGGGAGCTGCAGGTGCTGCGCAGCCGGATGGTCGGCTCGGCGCTGCTGCGCGTGACGTTCGGCGGTGAGGGTCTGGCCGGGTTCGTCAGCCACTGCCCGGACGAGCACGTGCGCCTGATCTTCCCCGAGCCGGACGGCTCGCTGCGCCTGCCCGAGCCGGACGGCGACATGCTGCGCTGGCCGCGCCCGGTGCCGCGGTCGCGGGAGTACACCGTGCGCCGCCACGACGCGGACGCCGGCGAGCTGGACATCGACATCGCGCTGCACCGGGGCGGTCTGGCCTCGGACTGGGCGGTCGACGCCGCCCCCGGCGACACGCTGCACGTGGCCGGCCCGCCCGGGGGGCTCGCCGTGCCGCACGGCTACGACCGCTGGCTCCTGGCCGGTGACATCACCGCGTTGCCGGCGATCGCCCGCTGGCTGGAGGGGCTCCCCTCCGACGCGCGGGGCTGGGCGTTCGTCGAGGTCACCGACGCCTCCGAGGAGATCGAGATCGCGGCACCGGCCGGGGTCTCGGTCCGCTGGGTGCACCGCGGCGGCGTCGCGCCGGGCCTCTCGGACGCCCTGGAGAAGGCGGTGCGCGAGGTGCGGGTCCCCGACGGGGAGCGCGTCTACGCCTGGATCGCCGGGGAGGCCGGCTCGCTCAAGCCGCTGCGCCGCTGGGTCCGCGACGAGCTGGGTCTCGCCGGTGACGACCACGAGATCACCGGTTACTGGAAGCGCGGGACCGCGGACTTCGACGACGACGAGGAGGAACACGGCCACGGCCATTAG